The following are encoded together in the Jaculus jaculus isolate mJacJac1 chromosome 3, mJacJac1.mat.Y.cur, whole genome shotgun sequence genome:
- the LOC101612725 gene encoding putative olfactory receptor 10D4 yields the protein MTMRNYTFVKEFILLGISKTEGLENMMFGLFLVFYLFALLGNLLIFLTILVSSNLHTPMYFFLGNLAVFDIFFPSVNCPKMMAYLMGHSHSISFQGCASQVFFYHTLGCTECFLYTMMAYDRFVAICHPMRYTVIMNHSMCTCLTVGTWLGGCVHGSILTFLIFKLPYCGPNEVDSFFCDIPVVLSLACADTSIAQTVSFTNVGVVALVCFFLVLTSYIRIVTSILKIRSSEGRNRAFSTCSAHLTSILLFYGPVILVYLRPASSPWLDSVVQVFNNVVTPSLNPLIYSLRNKEVKLALRKVLTQVTPPLGHKE from the coding sequence ATGACCATGAGGAATTACACCTTTGTGAAAGAGTTCATCTTGCTGGGGATTTCtaaaactgaggggctggagaacaTGATGTTTGGCTTGTTCCTGGTCTTCTACCTTTTTGCCCTACTGGGCAACCTACTCATCTTCCTCACCATTCTGGTTTCTTCCAACCTCCACACTCCCATGTATTTCTTTCTGGGAAACTTGGCAGTATTTGACATATTTTTTCCTTCTGTAAATTGCCCCAAGATGATGGCCTACCTCATGGGACACAGCCACAGCATCTCTTTCCAGGGCTGTGCCTCCCAGGTTTTCTTCTATCACACTTTGGGTTGTACTGAGTGCTTCCTGTACACGATGATGGCCTATGACCGCTTTGTGGCTATTTGTCACCCTATGCGATACACAGTCATCATGAACCACAGCATGTGTACCTGTCTGACAGTGGGCACTTGGCTGGGGGGCTGTGTGCATGGGAGCATCCtcacatttcttatttttaagttaCCATACTGTGGTCCCAATGAGGTGGACAGTTTCTTTTGTGACATTCCAGTGGTACTGTCCCTGGCGTGTGCAGACACCTCCATAGCTCAAACTGTGAGTTTTACCAACGTAGGTGTTGTTGCACTTGTGTGTTTTTTCCTTGTCCTCACTTCTTACATTCGCATAGTTACCTCCATATTGAAAATCCGTTCCTCTGAAGGCAGGAACAGAGCCTTCTCCACCTGCAGTGCCCACCTGACTTCCATTCTGTTGTTCTATGGGCCTGTGATTCTCGTGTATCTCAGACCTGCTTCCAGTCCCTGGTTAGattctgtggttcaggtgtttaaCAATGTTGTCACCCCTTCCCTGAaccctttgatttattctttgagaaataaggaagttaagttagccctgaGGAAGGTGTTAACTCAAGTAACCCCACCTCTGGGCCATAAGGAATAG